The Arachis hypogaea cultivar Tifrunner chromosome 16, arahy.Tifrunner.gnm2.J5K5, whole genome shotgun sequence genome contains a region encoding:
- the LOC112754403 gene encoding uncharacterized protein — protein MPTAAARDSPSANNLDDYSASSTVITFDRPIPLLRGPLPAGPSDHPSLGPNVLAFRDARAWASAYRSCELKIVQQCEEGARIGCAISSSSRCKPPWWKALLGSKPSDLKERELCEEREMANCFAEAKEKCVEFAKDKCLVPFRDARIRVKERGFDSKRAGRLIHWASLPERTFRVISALGFDAELGVTNRRAGELARYDDCVKCILGEQEQSVEN, from the coding sequence ATGCCAACAGCAGCGGCAAGGGATTCACCTTCAGCCAACAATCTCGACGACTACTCGGCTTCCTCAACAGTCATCACCTTCGACCGCCCCATCCCGTTGCTCCGAGGCCCGTTACCCGCGGGCCCATCGGACCACCCGTCGTTGGGCCCGAACGTCTTGGCTTTCCGCGACGCGCGTGCCTGGGCCTCCGCGTACAGATCCTGCGAGCTCAAGATTGTTCAGCAGTGCGAGGAAGGGGCGAGGATCGGGTGCGCCATCAGTTCCTCCAGCCGGTGCAAGCCTCCATGGTGGAAGGCTCTGCTTGGTTCCAAACCCTCCGATTTGAAGGAGCGAGAGCTCTGCGAGGAGCGTGAGATGGCGAATTGCTTCGCTGAAGCTAAGGAGAAGTGTGTTGAGTTTGCAAAAGACAAGTGCTTGGTTCCTTTCAGGGACGCGCGGATTAGGGTCAAGGAAAGGGGTTTTGATTCGAAGCGAGCTGGGAGATTGATTCACTGGGCGTCATTGCCGGAGAGGACGTTTCGGGTGATCAGTGCACTGGGTTTTGATGCTGAATTGGGAGTGACAAATCGCAGGGCTGGTGAGTTGGCGAGATATGATGATTGTGTGAAGTGTATTTTGGGTGAGCAGGAACAAAGTGTTGAAAACTGA
- the LOC112754404 gene encoding ESCRT-related protein CHMP1B, with amino-acid sequence MGNTEKLMNQVMELKFTSKSLQRQARKCEKEEKSEKLKVKKAIEKGNMDGARIYAENAIRKRTEQMNYLRLASRLDAVVARLDTQAKMSTISKSMGNIVKSLESSLNTGNLQKMSETMDQFEKQFVNMEVQAEFMESSMAGSTSLSTPEGEVNSLMQQVADDYGLEVSVGLPQPAAHAVPAKETEKVDEDDLSRRLAELKARG; translated from the coding sequence ATGGGGAACACGGAGAAGCTGATGAACCAGGTCATGGAACTCAAATTCACCTCGAAATCGCTACAGCGCCAGGCGCGAAAGTGCGAGAAGGAAGAGAAATCGGAGAAGCTCAAGGTCAAGAAGGCCATCGAGAAAGGAAACATGGACGGCGCTCGAATCTACGCGGAGAACGCCATCCGCAAGCGCACCGAACAGATGAACTACCTCCGCCTTGCATCGCGCCTAGACGCCGTCGTCGCTCGCCTCGACACGCAGGCCAAGATGTCCACCATAAGCAAGTCCATGGGGAACATCGTCAAGTCCCTCGAGTCATCGCTCAACACCGGAAACCTTCAGAAGATGTCGGAGACGATGGATCAGTTCGAGAAGCAGTTCGTCAACATGGAGGTCCAGGCTGAGTTCATGGAAAGCTCCATGGCTGGATCCACGTCGCTTTCCACGCCGGAGGGAGAGGTCAACAGTCTCATGCAACAGGTCGCCGACGATTACGGCCTTGAGGTCTCCGTCGGACTCCCTCAGCCGGCAGCGCACGCCGTGCCGGCCAAGGAGACCGAGAAGGTCGACGAGGACGACCTCTCCAGGCGCCTTGCCGAGCTCAAGGCTAGAGGTTAA
- the LOC112756465 gene encoding calcium-transporting ATPase 12, plasma membrane-type — MTGESDHVEIEPLNSPFLLSGAKVVDGYATMMVTSVGTNTAWGQLMSTVSRGDTEERTPLQARLDSLTTSIGKVGLSVALLVFVVMLIRYFTGNTSSDDGYTEFKKGSTDLNDVFNAVVKIIAVAVTIVVVAIPEGLPLAVTLTLAYSMKRMMADQAMVRKLSACETMGSATVICTDKTGTLTLNEMRVNKFWLGLENIIENYSNAMAKRVVELFHQGIGLNTTGSVYKPLPESGPEISGSPTEKAILLWAVSDLSMDMDGLKQKHEIIHVETFNSEKKRSGVAVRKKSDNTVHVHWKGAAEMILAMCSNYIDCNGTEKSLGEKERDEIEKIIQGMAASSLRCIAFAHIEIDYSDDKLLREDGLTLLGIVGLKDPCRPEVKKAVETCKYAGVDIKMITGDNLFTAKAIATECGILDLSDDVAKGQVVEGEEFRNYTEEERMEKVDDIRVMARSSPLDKHLMVQCLRKKGHVVAVTGDGTNDAPALKEADIGLSMGIQGTEVAKESSDIVILDDNFNSVATVLRWGRCVYNNIQKFIQFQLTVNVAALVINFIAAVSAGDVPLTTVQLLWVNLIMDTLGALALATERPTKELMEKRPVGRTEPLITNIMWRNLLPQALYQIAVLLVFQFKGKAIFNVDEKVKNTLIFNTFVLCQVFNEFNSRSMEKQNVFRGIHKNHLFLGIVGITIVLQIAMVEFLRKFADTERLTWIQWGYCVLFAPFSWPLAWFVKFIPVSDKPFFSFKIKRSF, encoded by the coding sequence ATGACAGGGGAGAGTGATCATGTCGAAATTGAGCCGTTAAATAGTCCTTTCTTGTTGTCCGGCGCCAAAGTGGTCGACGGTTATGCAACAATGATGGTGACGTCCGTCGGAACTAACACGGCGTGGGGACAGCTGATGAGCACGGTATCAAGAGGTGACACGGAGGAGAGGACGCCGTTGCAGGCGCGTCTCGATAGCTTGACTACATCGATAGGAAAAGTAGGCCTCTCGGTTGCACTCCTTGTGTTTGTTGTAATGCTTATTCGTTATTTTACTGGAAACACCAGCAGTGACGACGGTTATACAGAGTTCAAGAAAGGTAGTACTGATTTGAATGATGTGTTCAATGCTGTTGTGAAGATAATTGCGGTTGCAGTCACCATTGTGGTCGTGGCGATCCCTGAAGGATTGCCATTGGCTGTCACTCTCACCTTGGCTTATTCCATGAAGAGAATGATGGCAGATCAGGCTATGGTGAGGAAACTCTCTGCTTGCGAAACTATGGGGTCGGCAACGGTTATATGCACTGATAAAACTGGGACTCTGACTCTCAATGAGATGAGAGTGAACAAGTTCTGGTTAGGCCTTGAAAACATCATTGAGAATTATTCCAATGCAATGGCCAAGAGAGTTGTGGAATTGTTCCACCAGGGAATAGGCCTCAATACAACTGGCAGTGTATATAAGCCTTTGCCGGAATCCGGGCCTGAAATCTCTGGTAGCCCTACAGAGAAAGCTATTCTCTTGTGGGCTGTGTCAGATTTAAGCATGGACATGGATGGACTAAAGCAGAAACATGAGATCATCCATGTTGAAACGTTTAACTCGGAGAAGAAACGAAGCGGGGTAGCAGTAAGGAAGAAGAGTGACAATACAGTACATGTACATTGGAAAGGTGCTGCTGAGATGATACTTGCAATGTGTTCTAACTACATTGATTGTAATGGCACAGAGAAGTCCCTTGGTGAAAAAGAACGGGatgaaattgagaaaataattcaGGGAATGGCAGCTAGTAGCCTAAGATGCATTGCTTTTGCTCACATTGAAATCGACTACAGCGATGATAAGCTACTAAGAGAAGATGGCTTGACATTGCTAGGAATCGTCGGCCTTAAGGATCCATGCCGGCCGGAAGTCAAGAAGGCTGTGGAAACTTGCAAGTATGCAGGTGTTGATATCAAGATGATCACCGGAGATAACTTATTCACGGCAAAGGCAATAGCAACAGAATGTGGAATACTAGACCTTAGTGATGATGTAGCCAAGGGACAAGTGGTGGAAGGTGAGGAATTTCGGAACTACACGGAGGAAGAGAGAATGGAGAAAGTAGATGATATTCGAGTGATGGCGAGATCTTCTCCTTTGGACAAACATTTGATGGTGCAATGTTTAAGAAAGAAAGGCCATGTAGTTGCAGTCACAGGAGATGGCACCAACGATGCGCCTGCGCTAAAAGAAGCTGATATTGGACTTTCTATGGGAATCCAAGGCACTGAAGTTGCCAAGGAAAGTTCTGACATTGTTATCTTGGATGACAACTTCAATTCTGTTGCAACGGTTTTAAGGTGGGGAAGATGTGTATATAACAATATACAGAAATTTATCCAATTTCAACTAACAGTGAATGTTGCAGCACTTGTGATAAATTTTATAGCTGCAGTTTCTGCTGGTGATGTTCCCTTAACAACAGTTCAACTTCTATGGGTTAATCTCATTATGGATACTCTAGGTGCTCTGGCCCTGGCCACGGAACGGCCTACAAAGGAGTTAATGGAGAAACGGCCGGTGGGGCGAACCGAGCCGCTTATCACTAACATTATGTGGAGAAACCTTTTACCTCAAGCTTTGTATCAGATTGCAGTCTTATTGGTTTTCCAATTCAAAGGGAAGGCAATATTCAATGTAGATGAGAAGGTAAAGAACACACTAATTTTCAATACTTTTGTTCTGTGCCAAGTTTTCAACGAGTTCAACTCTAGGAGTATGGAGAAACAAAATGTGTTCAGAGGCATTCACAAAAACCACTTGTTCCTTGGAATTGTTGGGATTACAATTGTTCTTCAAATTGCAATGGTGGAATTCCTGAGGAAGTTTGCTGATACAGAGAGATTAACATGGATTCAATGGGGATATTGTGTTTTATTTGCACCTTTTTCATGGCCACTGGCTTGGTTTGTAAAGTTCATTCCTGTTTCAGATAAGCCATTTTTCAGCTTCAAGATTAAGCGGTCTTTTTAG